A stretch of the Acyrthosiphon pisum isolate AL4f chromosome A2, pea_aphid_22Mar2018_4r6ur, whole genome shotgun sequence genome encodes the following:
- the LOC100168091 gene encoding uncharacterized protein LOC100168091 isoform X2, with protein sequence MLYNLAMTDDGFTVHVLLSAVYWSEFGYRVVYIQISQMKSLPIPLDGAKPPSVHALNRITFLTLSKWEDLVKYTCSIHETSPNVPHVILVSDLNNYYRNEDSDQTTRLAHMLCACLCDAISYCSKVHNSTSYLTVSTQDTALETHKLSAMYFPSTTWISSVVNDQVVFCKKQLYLHQQRSCKIKFIEMNNKLRCDSVEVLYL encoded by the exons atgttatacaatttagCCATGACAGACGACGGTTTCACGGTCCACGtcttatta AGCGCTGTATACTGGTCTGAATTTGGATATCGAGTGGTTTACATTCAAATATCTCAGATGAAATCTCTACCAATTCCATTAGATGGTGCCAAGCCACCTAGTGTACATGCACTGAATCGCATTACATTCCT AACATTGTCAAAGTGGGAAGATCTTGTCAAGTATACTTGTTCAATACACGAAACCAGTCCAAATGTGCcacatgtaattttagtatcagacttaaataattactataggaATGAAGATAGTGATCAAACTACAAGACTAGCACACATGCTATGTGCTTGTTTGTGTGATGCCATTTCATATTGTAGTAAAGTACATAATTCTACATCATATTTAACTGTTTCAACACAAGACACTGCACTTGAAACACATAAATTATCTGCAATGTATTTCCCGTCAACCACGTGGATTAGCAGTGTCGTTAATGATCAAGTAGTTTTTTGCAAAAAACAACTGTATTTACACCAACAGCGTAGctgtaaaataaagtttatcgaAATGAACAATAAACTAAGATGCGATTCTGTAGAAGTATTATACTtgtga
- the LOC100168091 gene encoding uncharacterized protein LOC100168091 isoform X1, translated as MDSSKVKCTLLCGTSTAYSQSLLFESAVYWSEFGYRVVYIQISQMKSLPIPLDGAKPPSVHALNRITFLTLSKWEDLVKYTCSIHETSPNVPHVILVSDLNNYYRNEDSDQTTRLAHMLCACLCDAISYCSKVHNSTSYLTVSTQDTALETHKLSAMYFPSTTWISSVVNDQVVFCKKQLYLHQQRSCKIKFIEMNNKLRCDSVEVLYL; from the exons atggaTAGTTCTAAAGTAAAATGTACGTTGCTTTGTGGCACATCAACAGCTTACTCGCAGTCTTTATTATTTgaa AGCGCTGTATACTGGTCTGAATTTGGATATCGAGTGGTTTACATTCAAATATCTCAGATGAAATCTCTACCAATTCCATTAGATGGTGCCAAGCCACCTAGTGTACATGCACTGAATCGCATTACATTCCT AACATTGTCAAAGTGGGAAGATCTTGTCAAGTATACTTGTTCAATACACGAAACCAGTCCAAATGTGCcacatgtaattttagtatcagacttaaataattactataggaATGAAGATAGTGATCAAACTACAAGACTAGCACACATGCTATGTGCTTGTTTGTGTGATGCCATTTCATATTGTAGTAAAGTACATAATTCTACATCATATTTAACTGTTTCAACACAAGACACTGCACTTGAAACACATAAATTATCTGCAATGTATTTCCCGTCAACCACGTGGATTAGCAGTGTCGTTAATGATCAAGTAGTTTTTTGCAAAAAACAACTGTATTTACACCAACAGCGTAGctgtaaaataaagtttatcgaAATGAACAATAAACTAAGATGCGATTCTGTAGAAGTATTATACTtgtga
- the LOC100168091 gene encoding uncharacterized protein LOC100168091, which produces MKSLPIPLDGAKPPSVHALNRITFLTLSKWEDLVKYTCSIHETSPNVPHVILVSDLNNYYRNEDSDQTTRLAHMLCACLCDAISYCSKVHNSTSYLTVSTQDTALETHKLSAMYFPSTTWISSVVNDQVVFCKKQLYLHQQRSCKIKFIEMNNKLRCDSVEVLYL; this is translated from the exons ATGAAATCTCTACCAATTCCATTAGATGGTGCCAAGCCACCTAGTGTACATGCACTGAATCGCATTACATTCCT AACATTGTCAAAGTGGGAAGATCTTGTCAAGTATACTTGTTCAATACACGAAACCAGTCCAAATGTGCcacatgtaattttagtatcagacttaaataattactataggaATGAAGATAGTGATCAAACTACAAGACTAGCACACATGCTATGTGCTTGTTTGTGTGATGCCATTTCATATTGTAGTAAAGTACATAATTCTACATCATATTTAACTGTTTCAACACAAGACACTGCACTTGAAACACATAAATTATCTGCAATGTATTTCCCGTCAACCACGTGGATTAGCAGTGTCGTTAATGATCAAGTAGTTTTTTGCAAAAAACAACTGTATTTACACCAACAGCGTAGctgtaaaataaagtttatcgaAATGAACAATAAACTAAGATGCGATTCTGTAGAAGTATTATACTtgtga
- the Parva gene encoding parvin: protein MTSPRSKSPKPQNSFRKDDSKEETTFWDKIGTLGRKKRIKEVQEVQEEGKYAIDSPGNPAMADVPPEEYTLEENEERTMVEPKSYSDPKLQELMNILIDWVNDVLADHRIIVKNLEQDLYDGQVLQKLYEKLTNEKLDVPEVTQSEEGQKQKLYVVLGSVNNILGLTGNRLSQQKWSVESVHSKNLVAILHLLVSLARHFRAPIRLPENVTVNVVIVQKRDGVLKNRTVIEEITSRYDDLGMRCERDAFDTLFDHAPDKLEVVKKSLVTFVNKHLNKINMEVQDLDTQFHDGVYLTLLMGLLEGFFVPLYSFNLSPQNFEQKVHNVNVAFDLMQEIGLAAPKARPEDIVNLDLKSTLRVLYNLFTKYKNVY from the exons atgacttCTCCAAGATCAAAATCTCCTAAACCACAGAATTCGTTTAGGAAAGATGATAGCAAAGAAGAGACAACATTTTGGGATAAAATTGGGACGTTAGGACGTAAAAAGCGAATAAAGGAAG TGCAAGAAGTTCAGGAAGAGGGTAAATATGCTATCGACTCGCCAGGCAATCCGGCTATGGCTGATGTTCCTCCTGAAGAATATACTCTtg agGAGAATGAAGAACGGACCATGGTGGAACCAAAGTCCTATTCTGATCCTAAATTACAAGAGttaatgaacatattaattGATTGGGTAAATGATGTGTTAGCTGATCATCGAATCATCGTTAAAAATCTAGAACAAGATCTATATGATGGACAAGTTTTACAAAAACTAtatg aaaaattgacTAACGAAAAATTGGATGTTCCCGAAGTAACTCAATCCGAGGAAgggcaaaaacaaaaattgtatgttgttCTTGGATCTGTAAACAAT atcTTGGGTCTGACAGGTAACAGACTATCGCAACAAAAATGGAGTGTTGAAAGTGTTCATTCTAAAAACCTTGTAGCCATTTTGCATTTATTGGTATCACTAGCTCGTCATTTTCGAGCGCCAATTCGTCTTCCTGAAAATGTCACTGTCAATGTAGTGATTGTACag aaACGTGATGGAGTGTTGAAGAATCGAACTGTAATCGAAGAAATTACATCCAGGTATGATGATCTTGGTATGAGATGCGAGCGTGATGCTTTTGATACATTGTTTGATCATGCACCTGACAAATTAGAAGTggttaaaaaa TCTTTGGTGACATTTGTTAacaaacatttgaataaaattaacatgGAAGTTCAAGATTTAGACACACAATTCCATGATGGTGTTTACTTGACATTATTAATGGGATTACTTGAAGGGTTTTTTGTGCCactatattcatttaatttgtcACCTCAAAATTTTGAACAGAAAGTGCATAATGTCAATGTGGCATTTGATTTAATGCAAGAAATTGGACTTGCTGCGCCTAAAGCTAGACCTGAag atattgtaAACTTGGATTTGAAGTCAACATTAAGAGTGCTTTATAATCTTTTTaccaagtataaaaatgtatactaa
- the LOC103309671 gene encoding uncharacterized protein LOC103309671: MIKAMGSNKIGKTCPSKLETTILETNGIASVQVKYWKTDCGHAQEIGRLKIDKENRAMIAGDFSNFVFICDVQNVWKRSLDYLALINHNLVTWKHILDFIREGEITDNTNQRILPFERQDLTNISRDFNINYATRRHKNDAVSVNLWVNELKSQFKEDCPILYYKAQDEDDIFLERKDFALILMTKFQAKQILKFGPNKICIDGTHGTNAYDIQLYTIMTVDEYGTGYPVAFCFSNRVHETIFKLFFNQIKTKVGIIKSKVFMSDDAPAFYNAWVVVMWPAEHRLLCTWHVDRNWRDNLCKISGGSEKKSLVYKTLRVLLQMTSIYEFKISLDQFINDLLEDNDTAAYGSYFVQHYSKRSEV, translated from the exons ATGATCAAGGCGATGGGAAGCAACAAAATTGGTAAAACATGTCCTTCAAAACTAGAAACAACAATATTAGAGACCAATGGAATTGCTTCAGTACAAGTTAAATACTGGAAAACAGACTGTGGGCATGCTCAAGAAATTGGACGATTGAAGATAGATAAAGAGAACAGAGCAATGATTGCAG gtgatttttcaaattttgtttttatatgtgATGTTCAAAATGTTTGGAAACGGTCATTAGACTATTTGGCATTAATAAACCATAATCT cgTTACTTGGAAGcatattttggattttattcGTGAAGGTGAAATTACTGATAATACTAATCAACGAATACTTCCTTTTGAACGTCAAGATTTAACTAATATATCCCgtgactttaatattaattatgctaCAAGAAGACATAAAAATGATGCAGTCAGTGTTAACCTATGGGTCAACGAACTGAAAAGTCAGTTTAAAGAAGATTGTCCTATTCTTTACTATAAAGCCCAAGATGaagatgacatttttttagagAGAAAAGATTTTGCTCTTATTCTAATGACAAAATTCCAAGCAAAACAAATACTGAAGTTTGGTCCCAATAAAATTTGTATCGACGGGACTCATGGGACTAATGCTTATGACATTCAGCTATATACCATTATGACAGTCGATGAATATGGAACAGGATACCCTGTcgcattttgtttttcaaaccgAGTACATGAgactatatttaaattgttttttaatcaaattaaaactaagGTTGGCATCATAAAATCCAAAGTATTTATGTCGGATGATGCACCAGCATTCTACAATGCTTGGGTCGTTGTCATGTGGCCTGCTGAACATAGGCTCCTATGTACTTGGCATGTCGATAGAAATTGGAGAGATAATTTGTGTAAGATTAGTGGAGgatctgaaaaaaaatcactcgTTTACAAAACCTTGAGAGTATTGTTACAAATGACATCTATTTATGAGTTTAAAATTTCTCTTGATCAATTTATAAATGACTTATTAGAAGACAATGATACTGCAGCATACGGATCATATTTCGTACAACATTACTCAAAACGTTCAGAAGTCTAG